The DNA region CCGCCACTTGGACGGGGGGCTGCACTTGCGGCGGGTTTACATCGTCGGCTGCGGGGTCGGCGTTCCGGCCTGCGGGCTGCCGCCCACGCGGGCAACGGCCTCGCGGACCACGTCGCCCGTGATGAGTTCCTGCGAGAGCAGGGCGTCGGCGACCTCGTGCATGGCCGCCCCATACTGGGTGACCAGGCCCTTGGCCCGCTCGTAGGCGCGGCCCAGAATGCGCTTCACGTCCTCGTCGACGAGCTGCGAGGTGTGTTCGCTGAACATCTTGGGCTTGGCCATGTCCTCGCCCAGGAACACCGGACCGGAATCGGTGCTCAGGGCCATGTTCTTGAAGTTGTCGCCCATGCCCCACTCCAGCACCATCTTGCGGGCGATGTTGGTGGCCTTGCGGAAGTCGTCGGCGGCCCCCGAGGTCACGCTGCCCATAAAGACTTCCTCGGCGGCGCGGCCCCCCAGCGCGACCACGAGCTGGTTTTCCAGCCGCTCCTTGCTCATCAGCACCTGCTCTTCGGGGAGGTAGAACGCGGCGCCCAGCGCCCGCCCGCGCGGGATGATAGAGACCTTCTGAAGCTTGTCGCTGCCCGGAATCACGGCGGCGGTCACGGCGTGCCCGGCCTCGTGGTACGCGATGGCCTTTTTCTCCTGCGGGCTGACAGTCAGCGAGCCGTTTTCCAGGCCCAGCGTGATCTTGTCGAGCGCCCGGTAGAAGTCGCTCATGTCGATCTGGGTCTTGCCCAAGCGGGCGGCTTCCAGCGCGGCCTCGTTGGTGACGTTCTTGAGGTCGGCGCCCGAGAAGTACGGGGTGCTCTTGGCGACCTCGGGCACGTCCACGCCGGGGGCGAGGGGCTTGTTGCGCAGGTGGACCTTGAGGATCGCCTCGCGCTCCTTGAGGTTCGGCAGGTCAATGGTCACCTGACGGTCGAAACGGCCGGGGCGCAGCAGCGCGGGGTCCAGCACGTCGGGGCGGTTGGTCGCGGCCAGCACGATCACGCTGCTCGACTTGTCGAAGCCGTCCATCTCCGAGAGGATCTGGTTGAGGGTCTGCTCGCGCTCGTCGTGGCCGCCGCCGATCCCCGCGCCACGCTTGCGGCCGATGGAGTCGATCTCGTCGATGAACATGATCGCCGGGGCCGACTTGCGGGCGTCCTCAAAGAGGGTGCGCACGCGGCTGGCGCCGACGCCCACGAACATCTCCATGAACTCGGACGCCGAGACCGAGAAGAAGGGCACGTCCGCCTCGCCCGCGATGGCCCGCGCGAGCAGGGTCTTACCGGTCCCGGGAGGGCCGACGAGCAGCACGCCCTTGGGAATCTCGGCGCCGATCTGGTGGTACTTGGCGGGGTTTTTCAGGAAGTCCACGACCTCGATCAGCTCGCGCTTGGCCTCCTCGTGGCCCGCCACATCGGTGAACTTGGTCTGGACGCGGTTTTCCTTGCCGTACTTCTTGGCCCGCGACTGCCCGAACTGCATCACGCCGCTCTGGCCACCCTGCGCCCGCATGAAGAAGAAGTACATCAGGCCGAGCAGCAGCAGGATGGGCAGCAGATTGATCAGGATGGCGAACCACTGGCTGGGCGCCTCGAAGCGGTAATCCACCCCCTGCCCCTCAAGCTGCGAGATCAGGGTGGCGTCGGGCGTGGCCTGGTTGCCCGGCAGCCGAACGGTAAAGCGGTCCGTCTCGATGGGCTGCTGCCCGTTCACGACCGGGACCTCGGTAGGTTCGGTCAGCCGCACCTGGGCGACGTTGTCCCGAACGACCACCTGCTCGATCCGGTCTTGCGCGAGCAGATCTTTGAAGACGTTGTAACCGACCGTGGCCCGCGCACCGCCAGGGGCCTGGGAAAACATCAGGAACAGAGCCAGAACGAACAGGACGATCAGCCAGGGATTGAGCCGCCTCAAGGGTGCCTCCAGGGAATTAGAACGATTGGGACGGCATCCGCCCCGCTGAGGTTGAGTGTACCAGACTCAAGATGTGTGTGCGTATCCCGCGTCACACCTGCGCTTCATGGAGGGGCGGTTAAGGGGTCCGGGGTCGCCCGCGCCGCGCCAGCACGGCGAGCAGGGCCGCGAGGACGGCGAGCGGCAGCAGGAAAAAGAGCAACACGGGCAGGAAGTTCAGCCCGATGCCGAACCACTGGCTGGGCGCCTCGAAGCGGTAGGCCACCCCTTGCCCCTCAAGCTGCGAGATCAGGCTGGCGTCGGGCGTGGCCTGGTTGCCGGGCAGGTGCACGGCGAATCGGTCGGTCTGAACCGGCTGCGGCCCGTTCATGACCGGCACCTCGGCGGGTTCGGTCAGGCGCACCTGCGCCACGTCGTCCCGCACCACCACCTGCTCGACCTGGCCCGCCTCCAGCAGCCGCGTGAAATCGGGGTAGGAGACGGTGGAGGAAGTCGGAAAAGCCGTTCGCAGCAGCCACAGGCCGAAGAGGGTGAAGACGAGGAGGGGCAGGGCGAGGGCCAGGAACCTGGGCAGGCGGGACAGTGACATGGGAGAAACCTCCGGGAACAGGCCAAGTTCACCACACGGCAGGCGGGGCGCGTCGTCCGCCGAAAGGTGGCCCCCCGCCCCCTTCCCTGCCCGCGCTATCCTGGGGGGTGATGATCGATGTCGCCACCACCTGGCAGCAGGCTTGCACGGCGCTCGCGGGGGACGACTACGACACGGCCTTCAGCGTGCTGGAGGGGGCCTTGCACGAGGCCGACCGCCCCCAGAAGGCCCGGCTCTCGCTGTACCTCGCCAGCGTGCAGGCCCTCTACGGCGACCCCGCCACCACCGAAGTCGGTGCCGCGCTGCGGGACGCCCGCACCGCCGACCCGGCGATTCGCACCGACCCCCTGTACGTGGCCCTGAGCGCCGAACTCGACGCCCGGCTGCGCGGGCCGGACGCGGCGCCGCCCCCGCCCGAGGTGCGGGGGGCCGACGACCCCCTGGCCCGCTACCACGCCCTCGCCGCGCTGTCGCTGGCCGGGCACCCGCAAGACGCCCTGGACATCCACCTGCCCCTCGCGGAGCTGCCCGCGCACCTGCGCTGGCGGCTGCGGAGCTGGCAAGCCGACGCCGAGGAAAGCCTCGGGCACACGGTCGAGGCCCGGCACCTCTACGCGGAAGCCGCCCACCACGCTTCCGGCCTCAACCGGGCGGTGATGCTGCAAGAGGGCGCGGCGCTGGAGTTGCAACTGGGGGACATGGGCGCGGCGCTCTCGCTGCTGGGGCAGGCCCGGCCGCTCTACAGCGGGCAGAACGCGGAGGAGGAGGAGGGCCTCAACCTCGCCACCTGGCATTACCTTCAGGCGCAGGCGCTGCTCCAGACGGGCAAACCCGAGGAGGCACTGGAGAGCATCCGCGAGGCCGACCGGCTGGAGCGTCAGCACGGCGACCCCAGCTACGGGGTGGCGCTGGTGTGGGGGCAGGTCCTGACCCACCTGGGCCGCCACGACGAGGCGCTGGCCCAGTTCGGGCGGGCGCTGACGCTGGCGAGCGACGGTGACCGCCCCTTCGCGCAGCATGAGCTGGGGGTGGCCCTGCTCGACCTCGACCGCCCGCTGGAGGCCCGCGAGCATCTGGAAGCGGCGCTCTCGGACCCCGAATACCCCTACCGCCCGGAGGTGCTGGCTGACCTCGCCGAGTGCGACTACCGCCTGGGCCGCTTGCAGGAGGCGCAACTCGCCGCCGAGCAGGCGCTGGCGCAGGGCGCGGTGATTCCCGCCAGCATGGTGCTGGGCAACGTGGCGCTGGAGTACTACCACCTCGACGAGGCGCTCGACCACTTCGAGCGGGTGGTGCGCGAGTCGGCCCAGGGCACCCGCGACTGGGTGATGGGCCACCAGATGGCCGCCGACGTGATGGCCCAGCAGGGCTTCCGCGACCCCGCCGCCGCCTACGCGCATGCCCAGCAGGCGCTGGAATTCACCCCCGAAAGTGACGACTGGCGCGGCACACTGGAAGACCACCTCCGCAAGGCCGAGACGCTGATGGGGCAAGGGGGAGGAAGAACGCTGAACTAGCCGGGAACCAACGACAAAGAGCAGAGGACGCCGAGGCCCTCTGCTCTTTGCATGGTCCTGAGTTTACTTGCAGCGAATGTCTTCACCGAAGTACTTGGTGGAAATCTTTTTGTAGGTGCCGTCGGCCATCACGTCCCGCAAGGCAGCATTGACGGCGTTCCGCAGCGGCGTATTCCCTTTCTTGACGGCGATGCCGATCTTCTCCTGAAAGAGCATCTCGCCCAGCTTGAGGTTCGCCTGCGGGAACTTCTTGCGGGCTTCCAGCGCGACGAAGCGGTCGGTGACAAAGGCGTTCACCCGGCCATTGAGCAGCATCTGGAGGGCGTCGGCGTTGGTGGGGTAGGTCTTCACGCTGCCCAGGCCGGGGAGCTTCTGCGCCCGCTGCGCGTAGGTGGTGCCCAGTTGCACCCCGACCGCCTTGCCCTTCAGCGCCGCCACGGTGAGGGGGCCGTTCGACTTGGCGAGCACCACGCCGCCCGAGCAGTAGTGGGGGGTGGCGAAGTCCACCGCCTTCTGCCGCTCCGGGGTGATGCCGTGGCTGGAGATCACGAGGTCGAAGCGGTCCCGGTCCAAGCCGATCAGCAGCGTGTCGAACCCGCTGGGCCGCCACTCCACCTTGACGCCCAGCTTGCGGGCGATCGCCTCGGCGAGTTCGGCCTCGAAGCCCACGACCTTCTTGCCCTGGGTGTAGGTGAAGGGCGCGTAGGTGGGTTCGGTCCCCACATACAGCACCCCCGACGCCTTAATCGCCGCGAGGTCGCGGGCCGAGGCGGTGCCGAGGGCGCCGGAGAGCAGGATCAGGGAGGCGAGCGCATACTTATGCATCAGCCTGGGGTTATAGCGCATGGGTCTGACGCGTCCATGTGAGGGGTCGGGTGGGCGGGACAGGGCCCCCCCCTCAGCCCCCCAGCGCCTCCAGCAGCGCCGCCGCCACCTTCGCGGGGTCGGCCTTGCCCCCGGTGGCCCGCATCACCTGCCCGGTGAAAAAGCCCATCAGGGCCGTCTTCCCGCCCCGGTACGCCTCCACCTTGTCGGGGTTGGCAGCGAGCACGTCAGCCACCGCCCCCGCCAGCGCCTCGTCGCTGAGGCCCGCGCCCAGCCCCTCGCGCTCGACGATCGCCAGCGGGGCCTCGCCGGACGCCGCCGCCCGTGCCAGCACGTCGCGGGCCACGCGGGTGGTCAGCCCACCGGAGGCCAGCCGCTCGGCGAGGGGCGCGAGGTCTGCCGCCGTGACCCGCACCTTGCCCGCCCGCAGCGGCCCCGCGAGATCGTTGACCGTCCACGAGGCGACCTGGCCGAACGTGGTGCCGGACTGCGCCCCCGCCAGGAACGTGAGCAATGCCGGGTCCCGCGCCACTGTGCGGGCGTCGCCCTCCGAGGCCCCCAGTCCGGTCAGGCGGGTGGCCTCGGCCTCCTGCTCGGGGGTGAGGGGGGCGGCCTGGGGTTTCTGGCCGGGGACCTGGGGAGCCTCCGTGTTCGGCGCAGGATTAGGCGCTTTGGCTTCCACCTTCGGCGCGTCCTTCTGCGCCTCCTTCGCCCAGGTGTCCTTCAGCGTGATGATTCGCCCGAACACGAGCGCATCCTCGCGGCTGTCCACCGGATCGCGCCAGAAGTAGCCCTGCCGCTCGAACTGGTAGCGGGTGTCCACCGGGTCGCCCGCCACGCTGGGTTCCACGTACCCCCGCACCACGCGCAGGCTCTGCGGGTTCAGAAACCGCAGGAAGCCCGCGTCGAGGGGCGCGGCCTCGTTTTCGTGGCTCATGCGCTCGGGGTCGAAGTCGGGGGCGATGTCGTTCGGGTTCTCGCCCTCGGGGTGGGCGACCCGGAAGAGGCGGTCGTAGAGGCGGAACTCGGCGGGGAGGGCGCGGTCGGCGCTGACCCAGTGGATCACCCCAGCGGCCTTGACGTCCTCGCCCAGCAGGGTCGCGTGGATGGTGGTCACGTTGCCCGCCCCATCCGTCTCCACCTCATCGGCGCGGATGATCCCGGCCCCACGCAGGCGCACGGTGCCGCCCCGCGTCAGTCGCTTGTAGCCCTTTGGCGGGGTGAGCGCGAAGTCCTCGCGCTCGATGTACAGCTCACGGGTCAGCGGCACCTCGCGCACCGCCGCCCCCGGCGCCACCCGCTCGCCGCCGGGCAGGGCGACGAGGCCGTCGGGCGAGTCGCGGATCACGTCGTGGGGCCAGTAGGGGAGCGAGAGGGAACGGACCTCCCCTTCCGGCAGGTTGGTCAGCACAACCCGCACCGGGTCCAGCACCGCCATCGCGCGGGGGGCGCGGTGGTTGAGGTCGTCACGCACGGCGTTCTCGTAGATGCTGATGTCCACCGTGCGGTTGGTGCGGCTCACGCCGATCTGGGCGGCAAAGGCCCGCACCGCTTCCGGCGTCACTCCCAGGCGGCGCTGCGCCCGCAGGGTGGGCATCCGGGGGTCGTCCCAGCCGGAGACGTGGCCCTCCTGCACCAGCCGCCGCAGCTTGCGCTTGCTGGTCACGGTGTATTCCAGCCCCCGGCGACCGAACTCGTACTGGTGGGGGCGGGGATCGAAGCCGAGCCGCTCCATCAGCCAGTCGTAGATCGCGCGGTTGTCCACGAATTCCAGGCTGCACATGGAGTGGGTCACGCCCTCCAGCGCGTCTTGCAACGGGTGCTGGAAGTCGTACATGGGATAGATGCACCACGCGTCCCCCGTGCGGTAGTGGTGCCCGCGCAGGATGCGGTAGAGCACCGGGTCACGCAGCTTCATGTTGGAGGCGGCGAGATCGATCTTGCCGCGCAGGACGTGCGCCCCGTCAGCGAACTCGCCCGCCCGCATCCGCCGGAAGAGGTCGAGGTTCTCCTCCGGCGTGCGCGAGCGGTACTCGCTGGGCGTGCCCGGCGTGGTCGCGTTGCCGCGCAGCCGCGCCATCTCGTCGGCGTTCACCGAGTCCACGTAGGCGTCGCCCTGCCGGATAAGCTGCTGGGCGTACCCGTAGTACCGCTCGAAGTTGTCGGAGGCGTAATACAGGTGCTCGCCCCAGTCCCAGCCCAGCCAGCGCAGGTCGTCCTGTATGGCCTGGGCGAATTCCACGCTCTCGCCCTCGGGGTTGGTGTCGTCCAGCCGCAGGTGGTAGCGCCCGCCGTACTGCACCGCCGTCTGGAAGTCGAGAAAGGAGGCGAAGGTGTGCCCGAGGTGCAGGTACCCGTTGGGCTCCGGCGGAAAGCGGGTCACGACCTGCGGGTACTTGCCCGCCGTGAGGTCGCGTTCGATGATCTCGGTGATGAAGTTGGGGGCCACGCGGGGCGTGTCGGCGGCGCCGGGCTTGGCGGAGGGTTCGGGCGCGGTCATGCGGGCAGGATAGCGGCCCAGCGTGCCCGGCTTCCGGTCGCGGGTGGGGGCACGGGCGTAGGCTGCCGCCCATGAGCGCCTCTGTCCACGTCCGCCGCGTGACCGACCCGAACGACCCCGCCCTCGCCGCTTTCGGGGAGATTCAGGAGCGCAGCTACTACGCCCCCGACATGCTGATTCCGCCCGCCGCCTTTCCGCGCCTGGTGTCGGGCGGGGGACAGGGACCGCGCCGCGACCGCATCCTGGTGGCCGAGGACGCCCCCGACCGCGTGCTGGGCGGCACCGTGTACCACCTGCTGCCGGAGGCGGGCTTCAGTTCCTTTCTCGCGGTGGCCCCGGAAGCGCGGGGGCAGGGGGTCGGCCACGCGCTGAACGAAGTGCGGCTGGAGGACGTGCGCTCACACGGCCTGGCGGGCCTGTTTGCCGACAGCGTGTTCGCGGATCGCCAGAGCGCCGAGGAACGGGCCGCCGAAGCCCGCATCGGCACCGACCCCCATGCCCGCCGCCGCGCCCTGCACGCGCTGGGCTACCGCACCGCCGACCTCCCCTACTGGCAACCCGTGGGCGGCCCGGACGGCGGCCCCCTGACCGACCTTGACCTGCTGTTTCACCCGCTGGACGGGGCCGACACGGTGCCCACCGCCCTGATCGCCGCCACGATGGAGGCCTACTGGTCGGGCTGGCTGGGAAACAGCCGCGCCCGCCGTGAAGCCGAGGCCCTGGCCCAGCGGGCGGGGACAGACCGGGTGCGCCTGCTGCCCGCGACCCAGACGCCGGGGTACTGGCGGGCGGGGTAGGGGTGGGGGAAAACCGAATCAAGATGGCCAGCCCGAAAAAAGCGCCACGCCCCCCGAAGAGAACGTGACGCGCTTCGCAAACTCCGTTATGCCGCAGGCTGATCCGTCGGCACCTCGGCCTCCGCCCCGCGCCGCCCCCGTCCCGGCCGCTCGGCCGCCGCCTCAGCGGGAGCCGGGGCCGCCGCCGGAGCGCCGATTCGCGCCAGCGTGTCCCCGAAGGCCCGCATCGCGTCGCTGGCTTCCAGTTCCGAAACCGCACGGGCGTTCAGCGCCTTGAGTTCCTCGCGGGTGACCGCGTACTCAGGGGCGTCGTGCCCCTTGAGGGTCCGCAGCACGCTGTAGGCGTTGCCCGCCTCCACCGTCGCGCCCTTGCTGGTCGTCACGCGCTCGTCGGTGGTCATGTCGGCCCCGACCAGCGTGATCGCCTCCGGGGAGATCAGGGTCACGCGGTCGCCCCGCTCCTCCATGTGGGCGGCGAGTTGCAGCAGCCCCCGCAGGTGCAGCATGTGCGTGAAGAGGTCGAGGTGGGCGAGCATCGCGCCCGCTTTCTTCAGCAGGGTGTCCATAGCTGCATTGTTCTGTTTATGGCAGAATTGTCAAGTCCTCTTCTCGCAATTCATGAAATGGGGGCGGGCCACCCGCAGGCAGCCCCGCCCCTCTCCTGGCCTGAGTTCAGTTGCGCACAGCGGTGCGCGGCACCAGCGTCAGGCGCAGGTCGAGCGTCTTGCCGTCGCGCAGCACGCGCAGGGTGATGGTGTCGCCGGGCTGGTAGCGCCGCACCGCGAACTGGAAGTCGGAGAAGTTGTTGACCCGCTGCCCGTTCACGGCGGTCACGATGTCGCCCGCGATGCGCTTGCCGTCCTCGTCGTAGTCGAGGGCGCGGAGTCCGGCCTGGGCGGCGGGACTGCCGGGCGACACACGGGTGAAGAAGGCGCCAGGGGTGGTGCCCAGTCCCAGACCCAGCAGCTCGTCGGCTTCGGCAAAGCGGTCGGCGGGCAGATTGGTCAGGAAGTCCAGCCGCGAGTCCAGCCCCACCCCGATCACCGGGTATTCGCGCTTGACCCCCCGCCGCAGCTCGGCCAGCCGGGCATCCGTGCGGGTGACGGGCACCGCGTAGGACGTGATGCCGCCCCGCCGCGCCACGCTGATGTAGCTGATGACGCCGACCACCTCGCCCTGCGCGTTGATGATCGGACCGCCGCTGTCGCCGGGCTGCAACCGGGTATTGAGTTCGAGCACCCCCGAGGGGAAGTCGGCCTGATCCGACGCCACGTCCAGCCCGGTGACGCGCCCGGTCTTGAGGGTCAGGAAGGTGCCGTTGCCGTTGCCGATGGCGAGCGTGGGCGCCCCCACCGCCGGACGCGCGGTCGCCAGCGGCATGGACGGAATCTGGGCGGGCAGGTTCACCTTCAGCAGGGCCGTGTCCGAGTTCTCGTCGAAGCCCACGACTTCCAGGGTGTAGCGCCCCTTGCCCAGCGTCACCGCGCTGAGGTTGCGGCCCTCCGACACGACGTGGTAGGCGGTCAGCGCGTAGCCGTCCCCGATGTGAAAAGCGGTGCCCACCCCATTGGGCTCGGTGCAGTCGTTGGGCGGGCAGTCCTCGATCCGCAGGGTGGCGGGGCGCAGCTTCTCGTAGAGCGCCC from Deinococcus sp. HSC-46F16 includes:
- a CDS encoding multidrug DMT transporter, whose protein sequence is MDTLLKKAGAMLAHLDLFTHMLHLRGLLQLAAHMEERGDRVTLISPEAITLVGADMTTDERVTTSKGATVEAGNAYSVLRTLKGHDAPEYAVTREELKALNARAVSELEASDAMRAFGDTLARIGAPAAAPAPAEAAAERPGRGRRGAEAEVPTDQPAA
- a CDS encoding S1C family serine protease; this translates as MNANRTAAPRGLILLAALLVAADTVYAQPAAPAAVPAAPATPTRAAPAPLTAAETASLRALYEKLRPATLRIEDCPPNDCTEPNGVGTAFHIGDGYALTAYHVVSEGRNLSAVTLGKGRYTLEVVGFDENSDTALLKVNLPAQIPSMPLATARPAVGAPTLAIGNGNGTFLTLKTGRVTGLDVASDQADFPSGVLELNTRLQPGDSGGPIINAQGEVVGVISYISVARRGGITSYAVPVTRTDARLAELRRGVKREYPVIGVGLDSRLDFLTNLPADRFAEADELLGLGLGTTPGAFFTRVSPGSPAAQAGLRALDYDEDGKRIAGDIVTAVNGQRVNNFSDFQFAVRRYQPGDTITLRVLRDGKTLDLRLTLVPRTAVRN
- the ftsH gene encoding ATP-dependent zinc metalloprotease FtsH produces the protein MRRLNPWLIVLFVLALFLMFSQAPGGARATVGYNVFKDLLAQDRIEQVVVRDNVAQVRLTEPTEVPVVNGQQPIETDRFTVRLPGNQATPDATLISQLEGQGVDYRFEAPSQWFAILINLLPILLLLGLMYFFFMRAQGGQSGVMQFGQSRAKKYGKENRVQTKFTDVAGHEEAKRELIEVVDFLKNPAKYHQIGAEIPKGVLLVGPPGTGKTLLARAIAGEADVPFFSVSASEFMEMFVGVGASRVRTLFEDARKSAPAIMFIDEIDSIGRKRGAGIGGGHDEREQTLNQILSEMDGFDKSSSVIVLAATNRPDVLDPALLRPGRFDRQVTIDLPNLKEREAILKVHLRNKPLAPGVDVPEVAKSTPYFSGADLKNVTNEAALEAARLGKTQIDMSDFYRALDKITLGLENGSLTVSPQEKKAIAYHEAGHAVTAAVIPGSDKLQKVSIIPRGRALGAAFYLPEEQVLMSKERLENQLVVALGGRAAEEVFMGSVTSGAADDFRKATNIARKMVLEWGMGDNFKNMALSTDSGPVFLGEDMAKPKMFSEHTSQLVDEDVKRILGRAYERAKGLVTQYGAAMHEVADALLSQELITGDVVREAVARVGGSPQAGTPTPQPTM
- a CDS encoding tetratricopeptide repeat protein — its product is MIDVATTWQQACTALAGDDYDTAFSVLEGALHEADRPQKARLSLYLASVQALYGDPATTEVGAALRDARTADPAIRTDPLYVALSAELDARLRGPDAAPPPPEVRGADDPLARYHALAALSLAGHPQDALDIHLPLAELPAHLRWRLRSWQADAEESLGHTVEARHLYAEAAHHASGLNRAVMLQEGAALELQLGDMGAALSLLGQARPLYSGQNAEEEEGLNLATWHYLQAQALLQTGKPEEALESIREADRLERQHGDPSYGVALVWGQVLTHLGRHDEALAQFGRALTLASDGDRPFAQHELGVALLDLDRPLEAREHLEAALSDPEYPYRPEVLADLAECDYRLGRLQEAQLAAEQALAQGAVIPASMVLGNVALEYYHLDEALDHFERVVRESAQGTRDWVMGHQMAADVMAQQGFRDPAAAYAHAQQALEFTPESDDWRGTLEDHLRKAETLMGQGGGRTLN
- a CDS encoding glutamine--tRNA ligase/YqeY domain fusion protein; protein product: MTAPEPSAKPGAADTPRVAPNFITEIIERDLTAGKYPQVVTRFPPEPNGYLHLGHTFASFLDFQTAVQYGGRYHLRLDDTNPEGESVEFAQAIQDDLRWLGWDWGEHLYYASDNFERYYGYAQQLIRQGDAYVDSVNADEMARLRGNATTPGTPSEYRSRTPEENLDLFRRMRAGEFADGAHVLRGKIDLAASNMKLRDPVLYRILRGHHYRTGDAWCIYPMYDFQHPLQDALEGVTHSMCSLEFVDNRAIYDWLMERLGFDPRPHQYEFGRRGLEYTVTSKRKLRRLVQEGHVSGWDDPRMPTLRAQRRLGVTPEAVRAFAAQIGVSRTNRTVDISIYENAVRDDLNHRAPRAMAVLDPVRVVLTNLPEGEVRSLSLPYWPHDVIRDSPDGLVALPGGERVAPGAAVREVPLTRELYIEREDFALTPPKGYKRLTRGGTVRLRGAGIIRADEVETDGAGNVTTIHATLLGEDVKAAGVIHWVSADRALPAEFRLYDRLFRVAHPEGENPNDIAPDFDPERMSHENEAAPLDAGFLRFLNPQSLRVVRGYVEPSVAGDPVDTRYQFERQGYFWRDPVDSREDALVFGRIITLKDTWAKEAQKDAPKVEAKAPNPAPNTEAPQVPGQKPQAAPLTPEQEAEATRLTGLGASEGDARTVARDPALLTFLAGAQSGTTFGQVASWTVNDLAGPLRAGKVRVTAADLAPLAERLASGGLTTRVARDVLARAAASGEAPLAIVEREGLGAGLSDEALAGAVADVLAANPDKVEAYRGGKTALMGFFTGQVMRATGGKADPAKVAAALLEALGG
- a CDS encoding ABC transporter substrate-binding protein, which gives rise to MHKYALASLILLSGALGTASARDLAAIKASGVLYVGTEPTYAPFTYTQGKKVVGFEAELAEAIARKLGVKVEWRPSGFDTLLIGLDRDRFDLVISSHGITPERQKAVDFATPHYCSGGVVLAKSNGPLTVAALKGKAVGVQLGTTYAQRAQKLPGLGSVKTYPTNADALQMLLNGRVNAFVTDRFVALEARKKFPQANLKLGEMLFQEKIGIAVKKGNTPLRNAVNAALRDVMADGTYKKISTKYFGEDIRCK
- a CDS encoding GNAT family N-acetyltransferase, with product MSASVHVRRVTDPNDPALAAFGEIQERSYYAPDMLIPPAAFPRLVSGGGQGPRRDRILVAEDAPDRVLGGTVYHLLPEAGFSSFLAVAPEARGQGVGHALNEVRLEDVRSHGLAGLFADSVFADRQSAEERAAEARIGTDPHARRRALHALGYRTADLPYWQPVGGPDGGPLTDLDLLFHPLDGADTVPTALIAATMEAYWSGWLGNSRARREAEALAQRAGTDRVRLLPATQTPGYWRAG
- a CDS encoding ATP-dependent metallopeptidase FtsH/Yme1/Tma family protein, with product MSLSRLPRFLALALPLLVFTLFGLWLLRTAFPTSSTVSYPDFTRLLEAGQVEQVVVRDDVAQVRLTEPAEVPVMNGPQPVQTDRFAVHLPGNQATPDASLISQLEGQGVAYRFEAPSQWFGIGLNFLPVLLFFLLPLAVLAALLAVLARRGRPRTP